Genomic window (Drosophila willistoni isolate 14030-0811.24 chromosome 2L unlocalized genomic scaffold, UCI_dwil_1.1 Seg196, whole genome shotgun sequence):
AAGTCCTGCAGTTGGTCCAACTTAACTGATAAATGATATTCCATACAATTTCTGACTCGATATGCATAGAGTTCTCCCGTCCATTAATAAATGTTCATTGTCTGCTGTTGATTCTGTTGATTccagagaaaagaaaataaaaaaaccgaAATTCAAACATTCATTGTTGTGTGAAATTCAATCATTTTGGTTGTCTTAGACATAGATTTGATTCTATCTATGAGTTAAAAGTTCGAAAAAGTATCTACTAGTTGCTTAATCTCTGCCTCAAGTGGTAAAAGACTTTCACGAATTTGCCACAGAAGATGATGGATTATTGTTACGTGTTGCCAGGCCGGTAACAAGGATGCAGCCAAAAGGACAGACAGAACACACATATACCACACAGCACACAGCACACACAGCACACACAACATCCGAGACCTCATTAATCCTGACGGCATAAGGGAGCCCTTGCCACACCACGACTCATTTGTGCTAAAAACTTTGCGGCTTGATAAATTGCCCcagcatacacacacacacaacatacaCACCGCCCAGCTTCCGCTCTTCTTTCCCATCCTTTACCATCTACCTATGACTGGAGGCTGTAAATCTCTATAGACCATGTGGAGATGCCACTTTTTACCACTGTCTTTCAACTTTTGCGATAGATAAACACTTAACACGTTTTTGCCAGTGATTTAAATGTTGTTGTTCCCATCTTCCGTCTCTCACACCTCGCCACTGACTTTCTTTATTTGCCAGCCATTCAATCACTTTTTTGCTGCTAACCTGAAACAGCAGCTCCTTTTGGTACTTTTTTGAATATGCAAATACTTGTGAGtggcattttttgtttggtgcGTTTTGCATTGTGACGGCTGCCTgactgtttgtctgtctgtctttcggtctctctgtctgtttgtctgtcacgttattttgaaaatttatttttgtttgcattgTGCAAATGTCACGTTTCCGTGTTGATTATTAAATGCTACTGCTTTCTGCGTAGAAGGCAATAAAGGACTTCAAATTAAAGTTGAAATactagaaaataaatattttacttagAAACTTTGCAAATACAGTTCAATCGCTCTCACTTTCGGTAAGAGAACTTTCCTCTTCGGTTTCGCTTGATTCATTCTCTGAATCGGTTGAACAGGGTGAAGTACTTGCAGTACTTGCAATGGAATCAGTTTCCGAAGGATCATCATCAGATGAAGCAATAGATGATTCCTCATTACTTTCCGACTCATCTTCACTTTCTTCATCTTTGACGCTCTGTTCTTGTTCTTTCTGTTTCTTCTGCTCAAAAGCCAATTGAATTTTCTGGCTATAAAATGTTTGAATATCATACAATTCCTTGATTAGAGCATTTCTCTCCATGGTATGATATTCCCTCTGCTGATGGCATTCCGTCTTTAGTTCACTGTTCTCTGCTTGCAAACGAAACATTTCACCCAAGATCTCGTGCTGCTTATCCACTATGGTGGTAACAAGCTGCTCCAAACTCTCTATGGTCACCTCATACTcgaagagtttttttttcaataaccaATTCTCGGCACAAGTACGAGCCAAATCACTTGCATCGAGAATTTTCACAACTTTTGAATCGTCTGAATTTGCTTCGGGACTAAAAATAAAAGGTTTTAGTTGGAAAATAAGTTAAGAATTTAGTATATTTACTTATCCTCTGTATCATCATTTGAAGTTACAGgatatatatgcattttttGGCCGGCTTCCGTTGTTGTATTCAAATATTGGCATAAGCAAGACATATTTTATTAtactatttttgttttattatttcataaGATACTAATATATGATATTGTAAGTATAAGTTAGTCTAGTCCAAGACAAAGCTTGCTACGTTTTGTTGCCATAATCCAGTTTTTCTAATTTACTCACAATTTTACTTATCCttataattcccaactagttttagcttTGAAAATGTACTATGGGGACTGCTTTTTTGGGATTCTTTAACAAAGTCTGCTGATCTTGGTTCTCCTTTTCATCCTGCTTACCTTAAGATGGCTTTGAGAAGATTGACCTGTTCAAAATATTGACCTCTGTGACCTTCTTCGTaaactaaaaatgaaattacttACTATTTTCTATTTTCGCCTCATCTAATCTAGTTTTTCTAATTTACTCacaattttactttatccttataattcccaactagttttagcttTGAAGATTTACTATAGCCACTGCTTGTTTGGAATTCTTTAGCAGTCTGCTAATCTTGGTGATCcttaaaatagtttttcaaCCTTCTTACCTTGTTAAGTTGGCTTTGAGAAGATTGACACATTCAGAATTGACCTTCCTTGTAAACTAAAAAGAAACTACTTACAATTTTCTAAAGAAAATTAAAGCCTTGTATAGCGtcaaatatgaaatttctAGAAGCTAAATATTCTAACTAACTATTCAATAGT
Coding sequences:
- the LOC6640161 gene encoding glutamic acid-rich protein: MSCLCQYLNTTTEAGQKMHIYPVTSNDDTEDNPEANSDDSKVVKILDASDLARTCAENWLLKKKLFEYEVTIESLEQLVTTIVDKQHEILGEMFRLQAENSELKTECHQQREYHTMERNALIKELYDIQTFYSQKIQLAFEQKKQKEQEQSVKDEESEDESESNEESSIASSDDDPSETDSIASTASTSPCSTDSENESSETEEESSLTESESD